The genomic segment GCCCGATCCGGAGTCGCCCGCTGCGCACGCCGTCATGGCGAGCGCGACGGACGTGAGCAGGGCTGCGGTGACCGCTCGTTTCGTGTGACGCATGAGCTTTCCTTCTCTTGGTGGTGGTCCCGGATGCCGCCGGGTCGGGGGTCTACTTGAGGGCGCCGGTGCCGAGGCCCGTGCGCCAATAGCGCTGCAGCAGCAGGAACGTGATGATCAGCGGCACGATCGACAGGAGCGACCCGACCAGCACGAAGGTGCGCAGCTCGGGGAACTGGTTGATCGTCGAGTTCCACGCGTAGAGGCCGTACGTGACGGGGAACAGGTCCTCGCTGCGCAGCATGATCAGCGGCAGGAAGAAGTTGTTCCAGATGGTGACGAACTGGAACAGGAAGACGGTGATGAGCGCGGGGAACATCAGCCGGATCGACACGGTGAAGAACGTCCGCAGCTCGCCGGCGCCGTCCAGCCGGCTCGCTTCCAGCAGCTCGTCGGGGACGGATGCCTCGGCGAAGACGCGCGCGAGATACACGCCGAACGGGCTCACCACGCTCGGCAGGAACACCGCCCAGAACGTGTCCGTCAGCTGCACGCGGCTGAACAGCAGGAACAGCGGAAGGGCGAGCGCCGTCGCCGGCACGAGGACGCCGCCGAGCACGACGTTGAAGATGGTCTCGCGCCCGGGGAACCGGTACTTCGCCAGCGCGTAGCCGCACATCCCCGCGAGGAGGGTCGCGACCACGGCGCCGAAGCCGGCGTACAGGATGCTGTTGAGGATCCACCGCAGGTACACGCCGTCGCGGTAGGAGAACAGCCCGGCGATGTTCTGGAAGAGCTGGAAGTCCGCGAACCACAGGGGGTTGGTGCTGAACAGGTCGCCGCGGCTCTTGGTCGACGCGACGAGCAGCCACCAGATGGGAACGAGGAAGTACAGCGTGAAGATCGCCATCACCAGCATGGCGCCGGTGCGCGACAGGATGCTCTCGCGCGGGCCGCGGGCGGTGGGGGCGGAGCCGCCGCGCGCCAGGGCGCGAGGGTTCACGGCGGGCGAGGTGGAGGTGGCGTCGGGCCCGGTCGCGGTGCTCATGCCTGGGCTCCCTTCCGGCGGGTGAGGCGGAGGAACGTGAAGGAGAGGATGAACGTCGCCAGGGCCAGCACGACCGAGAAGGCGGCCGCGAGCGACACGTTCGGGATCGAGCTGGTCGCGTAGATCGTCATGTTCGGCGTGTACGTGCTCGTCACCGCCGAGCTGAAGGAGCGGAACGTCTGCGGCTCGGCGAGCAGCTGGAGCGTGCCGATGATCGACAGCACGGCCGTCAGCACCAGGGCGGGTCGCACCAGCGGGATCTTGATGGACCAGGCGATGCGCGCCTGTCCGGCCCCGTCGATGCGGGCCGCCTCGTAGATGTCCGGCGGGATCGCCAGCAGCGTCGAGTAGATGATGAGCATGTTGTAGCCGACGAACACCCAGGTGACGACGTTGGCGATCGCCCACAGGACGAAGTCCGCCGACAGCAGGTTCACCTGGCTGGTGAGGGCCTCGAACGGCGACAGGTTGGGCGAGTAGAGGAAGCCCCACATGATGGCGGCGATCACGCCGGGCACCGCGTACGGCGCGAAGAAGGCCAGGCGGAAGAACTTCTTGCCGCGGATGAGCGGGGAATCCAGCAGCAGCGCGAACAGCAGCGCCAGGCCGAGCATCACCGGCACCTGCACGATGCCGAAGATGAGCACGCGGGCCACCGACGTCCAGAACGCCTCGTTCTGGAACACGATCGCGTACTGCTGGAAGCCGCCGAACACCTCGGTCGCCGCGCCGAAGGTGCCCTCGCGCTCGACGACGAGCATCGACTGCCAGACGGCGACGCCGATCGGCACGAGGTAGAACAGCACGAACATGACCGCGAACGGTGCGACGAAGGCGACGATCGCCCAGGGATGCTGGACGCGGCGGCGCCGGTCCTTCGGCCGCGCGGGGCCGGCGGCTCGGCCGCCGCGCGCGCGGGGCTGGGCGGTGGTGGGCGCAGTCATGCCGCGCGCTCCTCTCTGATCACCCGAACCGCGCCGGCGGGGACCGCGAGGAGTCCCTCGACGGTGCTGCCGGTCACCAGCTCGGTGCCGTGGGCGTCGACGTCGATCGCCTCGGCGCTGTGGTTGACGATGAATCGCCACACGGTCTCGCCGTCGGTGCGGCGGATGATCTCGACCTCGGCCCCGGCGCCGGGCTCGCGCCGGACGCCTGCCGCGGTGACGACGCGGCGCACGAGATCCCGCAGGGCGGCGCGGTCGAGCAGGGTGGCGAGGTACCACGCGTCGCCGGCGGATCCCCCGCCGGCGCGACGGGTCACCGCCGGGCGTCTGGCGGCGGGACCGTCGGCGAAGCGGTCGACGACCTCGGCCTCGGTCGCCTCGAGCCGTTCCGCCCAGACCGTGGCGCCGGCACCCGACTCGAGGGCGATCCGCGTGCCGGGAAGCACGGGGGCGAACTCCTGGACGCGGATGCCGAGGAGCTCGCGCCACGCGCCGGGATAGCCGCCCGGTCGCACGCGGTCCTGCTCGTCGACGATGCCGCTGTAGAACGTGACGAGCGCGTGGGCGCCGGCGGCGACAGCCTCGTCGAGGGCTGCGGCATCCGCATCCGACACCAGGTACAGACCCGGAGTGACGACGAGCCGGTAGCCGGTGAGGTCGGCACCGGGCCGCACCACGTCCACGGTGACGCCGAGGTCGTGCAGCGCGCCGTAGAGCGCGTGCACCTGGTCGAGGTACTCGAGCGCGTGCGTCGGGCGGTTCTCGGCGTCGGAGGCCCACCAGGCCTCCCACGAGAACAGCAGTGCCACGTCGGCCTGCACGCGTGCGCCGGCGACCTCGTCGAGTGCCCCGACGATCCGGCCCAGTTCGAGCACCTCCCGCCAGAGGTCGGAATCGGTGCCGGCATGCGGGAGGAGGGCCGAATGGAACTTTTCCGAGCCCTGCAGCGAGGCGCGCCACTGGAAGAAGCACACCGCGTCCGCGCCGCGCGCGACGTGCGTCAGCGAGTTGCGCAGCAGCTGCCCGGGCTCCTTCGCGAGGTTGACCGGCTGCCAGTTGACGGCGCCGGTCGAGTGCTCCATAAGCAGCCACGGATCTCCCCCGGCCAGCCCGCGGGTGAGGTCGGCGGCGAAGGCGAGCTCGGCGCGCGGCTCGCCGAGGCGGTGATCGAGGTAGTGGTCGTTGGCGATGACGTCCATCTCGGGCGCCCACGCCCAGTAGTCGAGGTCGCGGATGTGCGCGGTGACCATGAAGTTGGTCGTGATGGGCAGCGCGCTGTGCCGGCGGATCGCGGCCGCCTCCGCGCGGTAGTGGGCGAGCAGCTCGTCGGACGAGAAGCGGTGGAAGTCGAGCAGCTGCCCCGGATTGCGGCTGGACAGCGTCAGCTTCGGGGTGAGGATCTCGTCCCAGTCCGAGTAGCGCTGGCTCCAGAA from the Microbacterium atlanticum genome contains:
- a CDS encoding carbohydrate ABC transporter permease, encoding MSTATGPDATSTSPAVNPRALARGGSAPTARGPRESILSRTGAMLVMAIFTLYFLVPIWWLLVASTKSRGDLFSTNPLWFADFQLFQNIAGLFSYRDGVYLRWILNSILYAGFGAVVATLLAGMCGYALAKYRFPGRETIFNVVLGGVLVPATALALPLFLLFSRVQLTDTFWAVFLPSVVSPFGVYLARVFAEASVPDELLEASRLDGAGELRTFFTVSIRLMFPALITVFLFQFVTIWNNFFLPLIMLRSEDLFPVTYGLYAWNSTINQFPELRTFVLVGSLLSIVPLIITFLLLQRYWRTGLGTGALK
- a CDS encoding carbohydrate ABC transporter permease — protein: MTAPTTAQPRARGGRAAGPARPKDRRRRVQHPWAIVAFVAPFAVMFVLFYLVPIGVAVWQSMLVVEREGTFGAATEVFGGFQQYAIVFQNEAFWTSVARVLIFGIVQVPVMLGLALLFALLLDSPLIRGKKFFRLAFFAPYAVPGVIAAIMWGFLYSPNLSPFEALTSQVNLLSADFVLWAIANVVTWVFVGYNMLIIYSTLLAIPPDIYEAARIDGAGQARIAWSIKIPLVRPALVLTAVLSIIGTLQLLAEPQTFRSFSSAVTSTYTPNMTIYATSSIPNVSLAAAFSVVLALATFILSFTFLRLTRRKGAQA
- a CDS encoding beta-galactosidase, with protein sequence MAETALASERPRFEHQGIAFGCDYNPEQWDPAVWREDVRLMQQAGVDLVAVNIFGWAALQAADGSFDFTALDEVIELLHNAGIRVNLGTGTSSPPPWLTTRHPEVLPVVEDGTTRFPGGRQAWCPSSPVFRRYAVDLAEAVAQRYGRHPAIALWHVSNELGCHNALCHCEESTRAFRRWLRARHGSIDELNRAWGTSFWSQRYSDWDEILTPKLTLSSRNPGQLLDFHRFSSDELLAHYRAEAAAIRRHSALPITTNFMVTAHIRDLDYWAWAPEMDVIANDHYLDHRLGEPRAELAFAADLTRGLAGGDPWLLMEHSTGAVNWQPVNLAKEPGQLLRNSLTHVARGADAVCFFQWRASLQGSEKFHSALLPHAGTDSDLWREVLELGRIVGALDEVAGARVQADVALLFSWEAWWASDAENRPTHALEYLDQVHALYGALHDLGVTVDVVRPGADLTGYRLVVTPGLYLVSDADAAALDEAVAAGAHALVTFYSGIVDEQDRVRPGGYPGAWRELLGIRVQEFAPVLPGTRIALESGAGATVWAERLEATEAEVVDRFADGPAARRPAVTRRAGGGSAGDAWYLATLLDRAALRDLVRRVVTAAGVRREPGAGAEVEIIRRTDGETVWRFIVNHSAEAIDVDAHGTELVTGSTVEGLLAVPAGAVRVIREERAA